Sequence from the Fibrobacter sp. UWB4 genome:
CCACCTTCGCGGATAGCGAAGCGGAGCTGCTTTTCCATGGCGATCGGAGCGATGAGGTTCACGTGGATCGTGACGGTATCACCCGGGGTAACCATTTCGACGCCTTCCGGGAGCTGAATCGTGCCGGTCACGTCGGTGGTGCGGAAGTAGAACTGAGGACGGTAGCCGTTCATGAACGGCGTGTGGCGGCCACCTTCGTCCTTAGTGAGAACGTAGATTTCAGCCTTGAATTCGGTGTGCGGAGTGACAGACTTCGGAGCGGCGAGAACCATGCCACGGACGATGTCCTTCTTTTCAGCGCCACGGAGGAGGAGACCAACGTTGTCACCTGCCTGAGCGTCGTCGAGAAGCTTGCGGAACATTTCAACACCGGTGATGACGTATTCGGTGGTTTCACCGAGACCGATACGTTCAACCTTGTCGTTCAAGCGAACGACACCGCGTTCGATACGGCCAGTAGCGACAGTGCCGCGGCCAGTGATCGTGAACACGTCTTCGATCGGCATGAGGAACGGCTTGTCGGTATCGCGCTGCGGGAGCGGGATGTATTCGTCACAAGCGTTCATGAGTTCCATGACCTTGTCCTGGTATTCCGGATCGCCTTCAAGAGCCTTGAGAGCAGAACCGCGGATGATCGGGGTGTTGTCACCGTCAAAGTCATACTTGGACAGAAGTTCGCGAACTTCCATTTCGACGAGGTCGAGAATTTCGGCATCGTCAACCATGTCGCACTTGTTCATGAACACGACGATCTTCGGCACACCGACCTGGTGGGCGAGAAGGATGTGTTCGCGAGTCTGCGGCATCGGGCCGTCAGTAGCAGCAACGACGAGGATAGCGCCGTCCATCTGAGCAGCACCAGTCACCATGTTCTTCACATAGTCAGCATGCCCCGGGCAGTCGACGTGTGCGTAGTGACGGTTAGCAGTGGTGTATTCCACGTGGGAGGTGTTGATCGTGATACCACGAGCCTTTTCTTCCGGAGCGTTGTCGATTTCATCGAAACGCTTTGCAGCGGC
This genomic interval carries:
- the tuf gene encoding elongation factor Tu; the encoded protein is AAAKRFDEIDNAPEEKARGITINTSHVEYTTANRHYAHVDCPGHADYVKNMVTGAAQMDGAILVVAATDGPMPQTREHILLAHQVGVPKIVVFMNKCDMVDDAEILDLVEMEVRELLSKYDFDGDNTPIIRGSALKALEGDPEYQDKVMELMNACDEYIPLPQRDTDKPFLMPIEDVFTITGRGTVATGRIERGVVRLNDKVERIGLGETTEYVITGVEMFRKLLDDAQAGDNVGLLLRGAEKKDIVRGMVLAAPKSVTPHTEFKAEIYVLTKDEGGRHTPFMNGYRPQFYFRTTDVTGTIQLPEGVEMVTPGDTVTIHVNLIAPIAMEKQLRFAIREGG